aaggtgaatctaggtagaggtggcaaacgtgCTAGCCCGGCCAGACCCATTTTAAGTGGGCCTAGTCATGTTttgtgccgtgcttgggccggcccatttattatcgtgctgGGCTCATGCcgacccatttacttaaacattaagcccggtctGGCCCATGGTTcgagcccatatcgtgtcggctcgtgctcgtgcctacccactataaagcacgattttaaaatcttaatttgaataaataaaaaattattttatttaactatttagaaaattcaaataaattaagttctacaatgtttttctcaatcttagctttttaagattagttttctaataattttttatattccactacaagaaatgaagaaagaaaaaaaataactcaaaatatattgcttttagtatattattgtgagattaatctttattaatataatgaagatttagtatcatattattctttccttcattctatagttgtattattatgatattagtctttattcataaacatatatttaatatttagaaaaaatactttatgtcaaaacaaggatataatgttttttttcactattttgacaacataaaagaaataacattggtagaattgtcatgagattttaaataaggaggtctaatattcaaatctcatcattgtaattttttaatatttttaaaaacaaaatgaaattttgtgtttcaAATGGCCGGCCCAAATATGTCTTGTTCGGGCCTTGtcgggcccattacgggctcgggccaGGCCAAATggccaatattcctaggcccaacccggtccgttattctaacgtgctcggatcatgccgggccactaacgggcttgggcggTGCCAGGCCGCATTTAAGCGTGCAgtgctcgtgcttagcggcccgtttgccacctctaaatctaggtgagtagaaaatcccctcaaagcgaatctaggtgaggaaaaaaaatcccctcaaggcgaatctaggtgaggagaaataccctcaaggcgattttgggtgagaagtaattctctaaaagtctaaatgcaaatctgtgtgaggagagattttgtactgtgtagtctgtaactatgtctgtaactctgtaggtagtttgtaactctgtaattgaataatagaaagaagatacagccataaaggttcaattatttaaatgaggccaaatgacattgcagaagaaagtcaaggaaccatatatggatgacatgatgagaagagagtgcaGAGTACGGAGTATTAAATTTTGGCTATGCATCTTGAAATTTTTTGGCTTTTCAAgagcctagagtctctttttggatgtagatgaagttaacattcatatgtatttatatatagttctaaatttctaaaaaattgacttttttcaaaaacgacatTTTGTTATCCTGTATCCCTGATATTTCTGATGTCTCCCTTTTTCAAAATACCGATACGTATGaagataccgatatttaaaaccttgactGCGTATAATACCCAAGTCGTTTGCCCTTTTATGATTCCTACATCCTAACATGCTTTGCTTCGTACCCAAGTCGTTTGCCCTTTTATCGTTCCTACTTCCTACTTCATAAAGTGACATATACACTTGCAAAAATGATAAGGTAtgcttttctctgtttttttttttttggtcttttttttttttttttggtcataatAAGATATATAAACTGTTCAGACATTAGTTGGTTTCAGCAATCGGTCATCAGTTAATTAATTTTTGCAAAATGATGTAATCGCCGTACATTTATTAATCATATCGAATGGGCGAATTCAAGTATTGATTATACGTATGATATAAATAGTAATATTTCATGTCAAACATTTTCTAAACGAATCACAATGCATGGCTGAACTCATTTTATCTATCTAGGAGGAATTAGTACAGTTATATAGAGCTAATTGAGTAGTTTGTTTGTATATATACTGTGTTTAACCACaacagaagaagaataagaaaaaataaGTGTCACGCTATCATCTGCACAAAATAAAtaaccaaaaaaggaaaaacccCAATACGCCAAAAGTGACACACAAAGTGTCTAATGTCCCTTctgtcctcttcttcttctccttcctttCCCTCTTCCTCTCCAAGTAGTCTCCGTATCTCCTCCTTCCCTCCTCCCCTCTCCTCCCATTCCTCCCCTTTCTGCCCTCCAACCCCCTCTGCAAAATTACCAAACCGTCCTTCCCGTTCAAATGCATTCCGTCCATGTCCTCCACCTGCAGGCTCACCTCCCTCACCTGCAACTCTCCTCCCTCCGACCCAGCGCCGCACGTCACCACGATCCCGCACTGCACGAACTCCGACGCCGTCCCTCTCTGGCCGGGAAGAATCGACGCGAACCGCGCGTGCACCTCACCGCTCAGCCAGTGCCGCTGCACCGAAACCGCCGTGTGGCTCGAGAGGTTCATAGCGCGCCGTCCCACGGGGTCGATCAGAATCCAGCTCAGCCTCAGTTCCTCCCCCAGATAGCGACACGTGTCGGCCTCCTGCCCCACCGGGTACTTCACCGGCGTCGGAACCACGTCCTTGGGGTCCAGCAGGTCAATCCGGAACGGCGAGCACGTGAACCATCCGCTCACAGTCTCCGTCTCCACCACCTTGCTGAAGATGAGCTTGTCACCGTGGTAGATATCGACGGCGGAGATTAGCTCAGTCGGACTGTCGTGATGATCGGCGGCAGCGGCTGCGGAGTCTAAGTTGGCGAGAAGCGGGAAGGAGtcggagaagaaagagaaggcgccgtcggggaaggtggagatgaCTTGGCGGAGACGTGGCGTTGTGGTGGAGGGCCACGTGGAGTGGCAGATGTTGGCCCAGATGCGGTGGTCGGAGGCGAGGGAGTGGAGCTGGAAGGAGGTGCAGGCGGCGGAGGCGAGAGTGGGGCCGTCGAGGCGGGTGAGGATGTGAGTTTGAATTATGTCGGGATGGACGGCGGAGATCGAAGCGGAGGAGTCTTCATCGACGGTGGTTGACGGAGGTTGGTGGGAGAAGCGAGCCATCGGACGGTGAGACCAGGTTTGCAAATTAGTTGGGAGCAGAGGAAGGTACGAAGTCTAGTTTCAAGTGAGTCGAGGTTCGTATTCTAGGGTTTATATAGCGGTGTGGAAATGAGGGGAGCACTTAAAGTCAAGACACTAGCTAGGTTAAATTATTGACCTTCTAATTTCCAATTAATAACGAGATTGCCACTCACTTCTTCGACGTATTTCATGTTTGACTGCTCCGCCGTTGCCATTACTCATTTTGCACTGGTTTTGACTTGCAAGGTTGCACTGGAAATTGGTAGCAAttaaaaacccagaaagctAACGATCAGACCAGTGCCTATTGGCTAGAAACGTGTTTGTTAATTATCCCGTCATGTTAAcaacttttccttttccttgtaaccttgtTCCCTCTTTTATGCTTTAGTTAATTACCGTACTAGGCTGGGCATAATTTCAAGGGTCCTTGACTAAAAGCACTAAAATTGGCCAAAATTATcacacttaccccaacaacaaatttttattctcacttatCCTATTAAAGCAAAATGACAGTTATGCCCttcacttaattaattaattatatctgcctctctctctctctctctctctctctctctctctctctctctctctctctctctctctctctctctctctctctctctctctctctctctctctctctctctctctctctcatccctctccgatctgaactctctctctcatccctctccgATCTGCTCAGTGTGTCTCCTCTTCGAGCGACGGTGACGAGGACAACGCCGACGAGGTCCGAACCCTAACGTCGACGACCTTGACCTCTTCGTCTTAATCCTCCGATCTCCGCCCCGCATTCAACGTCTAAGATGCTGACCTTCGCGCCTTCTACTCTGGATTTCTCTAGCTCCGGCGCCGACTTTAAGCTCCAGCGAGTCCGGTAACAATGACATTAGTGCGTCGGTAGGTTCCTTGGTTTAGGTCCGCCACCGATACGGGTAGCCTGATCTAGTTTGCTACTTTTCTTAGGTGAAATCCACTTTATGATTGTATTTTCTGGTGATCTGTTATTGTTAACTGTTCCTTGCTTGTTAGATTTGAGCAATTTGAGTCGAATTGCATGCAGCGGTGCTCTGTTATAAGGGTTAATGTGAATCATATTTCTGCGTATTAAAGTTTGGTTTTGCTTAGTTGTTATGATGCAGACAAATTCATATGGGTGTCCAGATGCAAGCAATTCTGGCAGCTTTAGGTGGCAATTCCATTAATGCGTAGGTCCACCAGATAGATGGGCATCTAAATTGGGAGAGGAGGTTAATTGTGTTCATATGTCAGGAGAATAAGAACTTGTTTCCAAAGTTTGTtgaaattttaatattttctggTGCAGCTATACCTAGGTAGCTTGTCAGATCATGGTATACAACATGCCCATACTCCATTGGCCgatacaagaagaaaagaaagcatGATTGAAATGAGTAGTGAACTAATGATTTGTTATGTAGCTCAATGTTTATGCTTTAGTCTCTTTACATATATttttctcatatttttctcttccATCGGTGCCTGGAGGTTTATTGCCtctctattggggcaatagacgtctattggaggaaAATAGACGTTTTTAATTGGTGtaatctcctcttcttcttcttttttaatcaaAGATTTATATTTCtaaatttagaaaaattagttcccattctagcaactgaaagttctattggggggccaatagacatctattggggggcaatagacattttgaattgatgtaatattctcattttttttctttaatcaaagttttatttgtctaaatctagaaagattagttcatattctggcgactgaaagtcctattgggggtcaatagacgtctattggggggcaatacatggctgatagtcgtctattgggggttaatagacgtctattggggggcaatagaccaaaagttctattgggggccaataaacgtctattgggaggcaatacatggttgatagacatctattggggagGAATAGATCTTTATTGatgggcaatagatgtctattggggtaataaacatttccggtgaggttttctaAAAGATCCGATGGGCGGCCgccggtgaccagaatccggcgaaagttggcctgaATCCAACGGCCGGTgacggtgacgggctccggcgaagtctcctatgatttctccctctctctctctctctaagtaaataaggggtgaggggtaaaatggtattaaaaaaaaaataaaaacaaaaaaaaatcttaatggggtattagggaagactctcttagagtgtattggataagagggaattaaaaataCACAAAggggttagtgggaaaaaaaatccctagaaatggggtaaatgaacaaaaaccctaatttcaatacttgttactccttaAACTTTtacctgaaaaacagtttggtccatcgccttttaaattaaactgaatagtccttattctttctaattctcacataacaagtccacaacaggtccaaaatgactattatacccctcacttccttttttatagggttaattacatataagtgcatatttgaatgttttttcagccataaggccacaaactagttttttccctcataaggtcACTACATTAAAaagggtgttatattttggatattaaaaactaacatatttacataaatgccactagagtaaaaagtcaacaatcattctctttCTCCTCTCCGACGAGGCATACGGTCAACTTCGGCTGGTCTCTGGCGAACTCCGATGggtttccggccaacttccggcgaccacaaaagctactatcactagcaccaaaagctactatagCTAGCAACAAAACCTACTCTAATGAaatttccggcgacctcttgcgaggtcacaaaagctactatcactagcaacaaaagctattgtcactagcaataaaatctactctgatgaaatttctggcaacctccggcgaggtcacaaaagctactgttaccaacaacaaaagctactgtcaccagcaacaaaagctactgtcatcagcaacaaaagctacgctcccCAAAACCATAAGCTACTATCCCCACCAaaaaaaagctactatcactaacaccaaaagctactctctcTCCAGTAATAAACGCTACTGTCAACAACaccagaaaactactctcaccatcatCAAAAGTTACTATCAACAACGCCAACAGTAATAACCAAGcaaaacaaaagctactctaagAGACTAAAAAAGTTATTCTCAAAGACTAATAAAGAtatggaaatgtaaagaatacaaccaaaacaaaaatgctactgcaattgaaaaatgaaaacataTTCAATGCTACAAAAAGTATGTAGAattcaacaatgatataacCATGTAAAAGCTACTTCCATAGTTGTGGAAgtctattacaatagttgtataaaaCTGCTGTTAATGTTGTAATAGTCATTTTTCAAATGACCACCATTGATATTTCTTGTTGTCAAGCTCTACCACATTAGCTAACCATAGACATTATTTTGCCACCTTCAGCATCagacttcatttcaacatttcttggttggctaaatgatctcttggtcaatggaggcttcagtactcaaattcacatgattttcggAATCTACTACTGCAAACGCAAAGGAAAGAATTCTGCAagaagatacaacaaaatattagtatttgaaatgCAGACTGAAAACAGCAGTGTGCCACCACACTACAAAGTGGCACTCTTTATCAACCATATAATCAAAAACAAGCAATCTAAAATTCTACTAACATAGATACAGAAAGCTACTATGACACATGTACAAAATTACTGAACCAGTAATAACAAGCTACTGACATAGATATTGATTGCACAAAACCAACTGATTATCCATGTTGATAGTGTAATACAAATCCCAAACAAGAAATGCTAGAGATATGAAAtcataacaaacaaaaaaattaaatttcattTCGAATCAtgcttttttaatttgataagcTACTAACAAAAGAgcacttgaaatcaatcaaaatgaaaacaaaaaagttactAACACAagattgaaaagatactaacatagagatagaaagctactatcactgtgTTAAAAAGCCACTAAAACAGTTATAGAAAGCTAATGACTTGaaatcaataaaaatgaaaacaaaaaagttattgacatcagattgaaaagatactaacatagaaATAGAAAGTTACTATCACTGTATTGAAAAGTCACTAGTTATAGAAAGCtattgacttgaaatcaattaaaatgAAAACAGAAGCTACTGACAATATCTTAAAAAGAGACTAACATAGACATAGAAACACTGCAGAATATAGTATAGAAGAATCGCCTTCAAAGACAATAATCAAGCAGATGAATGGATTGGAGTAGAGTGTCACACCCATTTGTTGCAACATTTTTGGACCATATATTATCTAGATTTcaataacaaaaattaaaggagAGCTGTccttagagaaaagaaaagaaaaggaaaacgtAATAAGAAGAAGACATGTTTAGATCACCTTCACGCTGCTTCCGCTCTAATCtcgccttttcttgttgcatcTTCAGTAGATCACTTCTATTACCCTGCATATGAGGAAACAATATTCAGCGAATCAATGGTATAAGAGCAAACAGTATCCTAAGCAGTTAATCAAAAATGTTGCAAACCAATGCATCCAACAGAACTTGCATGATCTTTTATCAAAAGAGAAGGTTACTTGATCAAGTAGACTTTTCTATTGAGCTTTCAAAATAGTACCCGTAAAGTACTCTTCAGCATTGCAGCACGGACAACCTTTTTTGGTGATAGTGGAACATTAAAAATAGGAGTGCTCCATTCTAGACAAAATTGACGACAATGAATTAATAATATGTAAAATGCCAAGTTGAAGGGTTAAAGGAAACAAGACTCAATCCAGGCATTGCTAAGGAAACTGACCTTCTCCAAAAGCAACATCTGTGACTGGGGTTGTAAGCTTAGATCTGGGACATATGGTTTCCTCATCCAACGCCAACgccaaccaaaccaaaacccaatcaTATCAGACATTTAGAGTTACTCCAACTCAACAAAATAATGCAAATATATAATGTGATCTTCGAGACCAGCTTGAAATACCTCAACCACATAACCTAATCTACTCTAAGTTCAATTGTCCAAAATACAATGAAACCTTTCCATCACTAATTGCTATAATTGAAACTCCAAAGTTTACCGGAGGAGTGATCCGATACTCTGCCTCAATAGAAACTTGAATGCCCAATCCCGCTGCAATTTTGGCAACACAAATTTTACAAAATTTACAAAttagaaaccctaaatcaacgctaatttcaatcaatttagaataaacaaaagaagattCAACTTACAGGAAAGGGACGGTGACGTCCACCGCCGTGAGACGGAGGAGCGACCAACATTTGATCGTGTTGACTTGGAGTACAATGACGACAACGGCTGCAAAGGTCCGTACATCGGCTGTGATGATGAGGACAGGTGGTAGGGCGAGATCTTTGCGCCATAGGATGAGGTTTTCCAGTAGTCGTAATCCATTACTCGGAAATCGAAGATGAAATCACTAAGACGAAGGATAGGGTTTTCGATTTCGCCGCGAACAGGCTTTGCTTGCCATCGCCGGGGCCTTGCCACGGCCACTGGAGGATAAGAGGAGAGGTCGGGCTCAGGCTCCGGTTTCAGCGCGAGTCACCAAGGCATCGGCTCCTGAATCGCCgacgagagagaaagagagaagacaAAGAGAGATCTGTAAGACTGTAATGATGCAATTGGTTTTGTCAGTtgaaagggtaaaattgtcagagACGAAATAATTTGAACATCTAAGTGGCCTTGTGTGTACAAAAAAGGTTAGGTGGCCTTAtagttaattaaagttttaaaatgacacttatgagtaattttctattttttatattatttttcttttctttttttactttctctctctctctctctctctctctctctctctctctctctctctctctctctctctctctctctctctctctctctctctctccaagctGCTCCTGAAGTTGGCTCCACCCCAACCTCCCCAACTCGACTGGCAACCCAGGATTGAAGAtcgggaaagaaaaaaaaagggtctaTGTAGGAAAGTGCGGCTTCCGGCCGCCACtcaaaacaccaccaccaccaccaaatgAAAGACAGGTCGATGGTGGCTTAAGCCCAAGTAGGATAGATGCATGGCATAGATCCCAGCCTCCACAAGCTCACCTCAAATCTTCGACGCCTCTGATCTCCTATTTTCTTCGACTTCAGGTCATCGCCTTGCCACTGCCACCATCACTCGACCCAGCAAACATCAGCCATCCTACCTTTGAAGTCTCACTAGCCACCGATGCTAGACGATGCCGCACGCGCTTCCATTGACGGTAGAATCCTTTCGTCTCATGTTCTTGAATTCTGGACTTAGAGGAAACAATGAGATTCTGTTGGAAAAGGGGAAGCTATGGTTGTGTTCTCTGTTGAGCTCCGATCCAAGGCCGAGAGTGGCTCTGGCAAGAGAGAAAGTTGAGAGAGTTTTAGGGATTTTGTTTTCAGGAagggggggggaagagagagagagagagagagagagagagagaatataaaaaaggggagaaaaattattttaaaaaagagaaaaaaaataaaaataaaaataaaaagaggaagtaaggggtataatagtcactTTAGGTCATTTTTGAtctattgtgtgagaattagagagaataaggactaaattgtttaatttaaaaggtgagggactgaactgttttctaGAGCAAAGTACatggagtaacaagtatttaatccttcaTATAATTTCAACTTCATGTACagcttcttaaaaaaaaaacacacatgaTAAATGCTGAATTATCAAAAAGAAGATTCTCAAGTAAGATGTCACGAGTATGAAAACtatgtgcaaatttgtgtatgatgtgCCCTACTCtcaagtataggaggtcaagttttagtaaaaggAAAgtgagagtatcgtacccaagggattgagtaactctaccctaactaGATCACCATGAAAAGAAACCTAGAAAAACACATGTGAGtctatctttttacaaattaatagtctcggccctttggaagccaaaattatcaataataatatttacaatgGTAAAATTGTGAATCGgattggttgattttaattatttataaagtaaactaagttgcacaaaaataaactaagctaataaattgatcaatgagataaataggttgtaaggcatcacacctaacctcCTTTGTGCCAAATCTAAGTAACCAAATTTAACATGCTCATGCCAAGATGGAATCCCCCTCGGTTCTCTTGATTATCGTGTAACCAAGAAACAATTATACTAGAGAATGTATTTAAGCTACACCTTGATTATCGGACATAACTCGCCTACAAACTTTTTAGTTTCTACTTATTCCTTGAGTATCGGACACAAGTAGACCTACGTAAATGCAAGCTAAGATCCCTTGATTATCAGACACCTAAGCCACATCCACATGATAAGCCTAATTGTAAGGACCCAAGCAACCTTATTTGATTATCACAAGATTACCATTTCTACATTTGCAACATGCTAATTAGTTTACTAAGTTTGTCAGCCTAGCATACTTCCATGAAATTGTCAACACATACCAACCTTAGGTGACAAATCTAAGATGCATAAATGATGAACAATTAAACTAGCAAAGTAGAAATTCATGGCATGATCTatattaaatttaactaaaTAATTTGTACACAAATTTGGCTAGGGCTAAACCCTAGacccaaatttattctactcacaactcatgGAAATATACATAAAAGCCTTAAAAGAGTAATACATcataaaaacaaagagaagatgatGAGAAGTATTTCAATACCAAACCGAGATGAATCAATCCCCCCATAAGCTTTCTATATGCAAACTAAGAAGATGTGATGCTTCAAAGTATAGTATTTTCGGTTTCCTCAAACCCAAAACACTATACAAATCTACAAACACaaagagaagatgaagaacaaagCTTTATGAATCTATCCACAAGTGTGATTGATCAAAAGGTATAGAATCTCCGGTT
Above is a genomic segment from Rosa chinensis cultivar Old Blush chromosome 3, RchiOBHm-V2, whole genome shotgun sequence containing:
- the LOC112193612 gene encoding probable F-box protein At2g36090, giving the protein MARFSHQPPSTTVDEDSSASISAVHPDIIQTHILTRLDGPTLASAACTSFQLHSLASDHRIWANICHSTWPSTTTPRLRQVISTFPDGAFSFFSDSFPLLANLDSAAAAADHHDSPTELISAVDIYHGDKLIFSKVVETETVSGWFTCSPFRIDLLDPKDVVPTPVKYPVGQEADTCRYLGEELRLSWILIDPVGRRAMNLSSHTAVSVQRHWLSGEVHARFASILPGQRGTASEFVQCGIVVTCGAGSEGGELQVREVSLQVEDMDGMHLNGKDGLVILQRGLEGRKGRNGRRGEEGRRRYGDYLERKRERKEKKKRTEGTLDTLCVTFGVLGFFLFWLFILCR